The Deltaproteobacteria bacterium PRO3 genomic interval TCGGCCAACCCACCACCTCGTATTTTTCGGTCGCCTGCCGGCACTGCGCGTCGTCGGTGGTACAGTCGACCTTCACCATCACGAAACGCTCGGCCAGCTTTCGCACTTCCGGCGTCGAGAAGGTGAATTTGTCGAGTTCCTGACAAGGCGGACACCAGTCGGCATAGAAATCGACCAGAACAGGTTTACGGGACTCCTTGGCCAGGCTCAACCCTTTTTCGAGCTGATAAGTCCATAACCCGTTCGCCGGTTTGGCCAAGAGCGGCTTGGCGAAGACGTAGCCGTAATACAAGGCCGGCGCCAGCATCAGGACGGCCATGCCGCGCTTGAGGGCATAGGTCCAGCGGCCGCCGCGCAGCTTCCCGGCCAGCTCGGCGTAGGCCGTCCCCAAGACGAGGAAGATCAGCCCCATCCCCAGGCCGTAATTCAGCAATAAAATGAAGCCGTAAAGCCGGTCCTGCTCCCGCGCGGCGATCAAAAGCAAGGGCCCGATCAAGGGACCCACGCAGGGCGAAGCGATGAGCCCAATAGTGAGCCCCGCCAAAAAAGAACCCCAGGGCCCCTCCCCGCCCATCCGCACCAGGCGGTTGTGCAGGCTCGGCGGCAGGTGGAAGGGGATGAGCTCGAAGAGGCCCAAGGCGAAGATCAGGAAGAACAGCGCCGTGAGGAGGAGGAACCACCGACTCTGGAAGAGAAAGCCCAGCTTCAGCCCCAGCGAGGCCGCCAAAAACCCCAACAGCGAGTACATCGCCACCATCCCCAGCACCAGGGCGACGGCGCGCAGGAAATTGCCGCGCCGCCGGTGTTTCACCCCGATGAAGGCCAGGGTGAGCGGCACGATCGGCAGGACACAGGGCGTGAAGCTGGTGAGGATGCCGCCGAAGAGCGCCAGTCCCAGCAGGGTGATCTTGCCTTGGTCCAAGAGGCGCTCCGGGTTGGACTCGTGGATCAGCTCCCAAAAGCCGGAAGCGGGCTCCGCCGGGGCCTTGGCCGTAAGGGCCGGGGCCGCGGGCGGCAACTTCGCGGGCTGCAGGGCCGCGCCGGGCGCGACGACCTCGACCGGCAACAGGATGGTCTTGCGGACGGGGCGATAGCAGAAATCCTCGGAGCAACCCTGGTAGCGCAGCGCGGCCTCGAGGGTGCGGCGGCCGGGCGAGGCTTCTTTCGGCACCATAAAAAAGACCTTGAGCTCGAGCTCCTTGAAAAAAACCGGGAGATTTTTCTTCAGGAAGGGGTCGAAGTGATCCGTCGGCGCCGGCCGCTCGCTCTTCAGGACGGCGAGGCCTTCCGTCTTTTCGAAGAGCAGCGAGGTCTTCTCGTCGTAGAGCCAGTAGCCGTCGGGGATTTGGATCTTCAGGTCGAAGCCGAAGGCCTCGCCGGGATGCACGCGGACCACCGCATCTTGGTACTCGACCCGAAAGGGGTCGCGCCGGTCTTCCTGGGCGCGAAGGCCGGGAAAGACGGTGAAAAACACGGACAGGAAAGAAAGGAGGAAAAGCCTTCGCTTGGTCATATCGACTCTACGCACCGCGGCGCGCTTCGGACGCCCGAATCTTGAAACGCCACATATTGGTTCGGAATCGCCCCGGGGCTATGGTACCCTTTCTAATAGAAATATCGGGGGGTTGGATATGAAAAAATTAACGGCCGAATGGGACAGCCCGCTGTTTATCCAGGTCCAGGCCCAATTCGAGACCGCCGCGAAGAAGCTCTGCCTCGACGAGAACATCTTCTACCGCCTCCGCGTCCCCGACAAGGCCCTGATCGTCAGCGTCCCCTTCCGCAACGACGACGGCTCGATCCGCGTCGTCCCAGGCTACCGCGTCCAGCACAACGACGTCTTGGGACCCTACAAGGGCGGGGTGCGCTACCACCAGCTCGTCAATCTGGGCGAGGTCGCGGCCCTCGCCATGCTGATGACCTGGAAGTGCGCCCTCGTGCATTTGCCCTTGGGCGGGGCCAAGGGCGGCATCCAGATCGACCCCGGACTCCTCTCGCGCGGCGAGCTCCAACGCATGACGCGGCGCTACACCTCCGAGATCGTCAACTTCATCGGGCCCGACGTCGACATCCCCGCCCCCGACATGGGAACCAACGAGCAGGTCATGGCCTGGATCATGGACACCTACAGTCAGCTCAAGGGCTACGCCATCCCCGGGATCGTGACCGGCAAGCCCGTGATCATCGGCGGATCGCTGGGCCGCAAGGAGGCCACGGGACGCGGCGTCGTCTACTGCCTGATGGAGGCGGCCAAGCTGCTCGGTTTCAAGCTGGACGAGCACGCCCGGGTGGCGGTGCAGGGCTTCGGCAACGTGGGCAGCGCCGCCGTCAAGAAGCTGGAGAAGATCGGCGCCAAGGTCGTCGCGGTGAGCGACGTGCATTCGGGGGTCTACAATCCCATGGGACTCTCCTACCAGGCCCTGACGGAATGGGTGAACCAACACCGGCGCCTGGAGGGCTTTCCGGAGGCTGAACCCGTCAGCAACGAGGAGCTGGCCTGCCTCGACGCCGAGATCCTGATCCCCGCCGCGACCGAGGGCACGATCACCCCCGCGATCGCCAAGCGCCTCAAATGCAAGGTGCTGGCGGAGGGCGCCAACGGCCCGGTCACCCTCGAGGCCGACCGCATCATCGAGGAACGCGGCGACATCTTCGTCATCCCCGACGTCCTGGCCAACGCGGGGGGCGTGGTGGTCTCCTATTTCGAGTGGGTCCAGGACCTGCAGAATTATTTCTGGAACGAGAAGGAGATCAACAAGAAGCTCTTCGAGATCATGAGCACGGCTTTCCACGCGGTCCATGCCTTCGCCCTGGAACACAAGGTCGGCATGCGCCTCGCGGCCTTGATGACCGGGATTCGGAAGGTCTCGCAGGCGATGCTGACCCGCGGATTTTACCCCTAACAAGTGCCGAAGTGCCAGCGTGTCGAGGTGCCGGGGTGGGCTCTCATTAATTCATTGAGTTGGGATGGGGTTTCGGTGTTATTCTGCGACAACCCATGGCGCCTAAAAAACCTCGACACTCCGACACTTCGGCACCTCGAAACTTGGGCATGAAGCAGCTGAACAAAAGCATGCTGAAGAACGCCTCGAGCGTGGCAAAAAGTATCCGCGCCGACGCCTTCTTCGTCTACCTTGACGCCCTGGGCGAGGAAGAGCTGGCCCTCGAGCTGCCGAAGGACTGCGACCTGATCGTCGTCACCAAGAGGTACGCGGCCAAGGACGAGGAATTCCGGCAGAAGTACCCCAAGCACATCCTCCTTCCCAAGATCAAGCTGGGCCGCATCGGCCTGATCAAGCTGGCCATGGCCTACGCGATCTCGACGCGCCTGGTCGAGGACGGCGACAAGGTGGTCTTCTTAAGCGGGACCTCCCAGCTCATGACCCTCGACACCCTGACCGTCTTTGAAATCGGCAAGGAGAGCGAGGTCATCACCACCAAGAACATCGTCGACATCGCCGAGTCGGTCCAGCCCGAGGTCTTCGAGGCCGTCCTCAACATGGCGATCGAGCTGGCCATCAAGGGCCGCGAGGGCAAGCCGGTGGGCACCATCTTCGTCCTGGGCGACGACGAACGGGTGATGCAGCTCAGCAAGCAGATGATCATCAATCCTTTCAAGGGCTACGAGGAGGACGAGCGAAACATCCTCAGCCCCGCCCTCAAAGAGACCATCCGCGAATTCGCGGCCCTGGACGGGGCCTTCGTCATCGCCTCGGACGGCACGGTGATCACCGCCGGCCGCTACCTGGGCGCCACCGCCGACTCCGCCGAGATCGAACGCGGCCTGGGCAGCCGGCACCTGGCGGCGGCCGGGATCACCTCCCTCACCAACGCGGTCGCCATCGTGATCAGCGAATCCACCGGCGACGTCCGGATCTTCCGCAACGGAAGCCTGTTGATGGAAATCGAGAAGCCCTGATCGATTCCGCAATTATTACAGTCGCTTGTCTCCCGCCCCCCTGCGGGTTCCCGGCATCGGCGGCGAATCCCTCGAAAAATCGTGGCTTCGGGCGCCGGCTCCAAGTAAAATTCTCTCCACACCTCCGCGAAAGGGTTCAGGGGTTTCTCGGTGAGGATGCTTCGTGTCATCGTCGGACTTGCGCTCGTCACCGCCTCGTTGTCGGCCTGCAATAGCGGCGAAACCGGCGGCGGCGGCGCGGCCCTTTGCCAAGCCACCACGGGACAAGAGCTGCAATCGGCCCTCGGCGATACGGTTCAAGCCATCCTCGGCACTTTCACTTCCGATCGGTCCGGCACCCCCGCCCTCTCCCCCGAGTCGGCCTTCTGCGGGGATCCCCCCGTCACCTTGGCCCCCTGCGGCGCCGAGGGCTTCGCCATACTGCAAAGCAGCTGCCATGCGGAAAGCGCGGGACTTTCGGGAAAGGTCTTCCGGTTGGAAGGAAGGACGCAGCTCAACGACTGCGGTCCGCTCTCGGGATTCGTGGATTACAGGGTGGTCCTGGGCCCGGTCCCCTTCGACTGCCTCGGCCCGGCGGCCTGCGGCACGCCCGTCCCCGTCACGGTGGAACTGAGCTCCTCGCCGGGTTCGACCCCCGTGCTTCGCGGTATGCCCCTTCAGGGTCTCTCCGCCGCGTATCAGGGCCAAATGGGCGCCGCCTCCCAGGGTTCTTTCTCCGAGATCACGGCCACCCAGGCCGGGAATTCCTTCGCCTTGGTCGACGGCAAGCTGGCCTGCGACGCGGACGACGACGAGGACGGCATCCTCAACCTCGCCGACAACTGTCCGGACATCCCCAATAAAAGCCAAACCGACGGCGACGCCGACGGCGCCGGCGATCTCTGCGACAACTGCGCGCCCACCCTGTTCCGCAGCGACATGGCCAACCCCGACCAGGCCAATGCGGACGGGGACCTGTTCGGGGACTTTTGCGACCCTTGCCCCGAAGACCCCTTGAACGACTGCCCGACCTCCCGGCCGGGGATCCGCGTCTGCGAAGTGGTCACGCCTCCGCCCGGCAAGCCCTGCACCCGGGAAACCGAGGAAATCGACTGCGCCACGGGCCCACCCTTCGCCGGCGGGTACTGCTTCCAGGGGCAATGCATTTATTTCCTTCCCGAGGCCGCCTGCGACACCTCCAGCACCTGCACCCTCGAGACCATCGAGACGGATTGCCCCCAAGATCCCACTCTTAAAGAGACCTGCAATTTCGGCCGATGCTGTTTCGAAACTTTACATTGCAACGTGGAATTCGACGGCTGTGACTCCGAAACGCACCAGGGCTGCGCCCCCGGGGAAATCTGCGGTCCCAGCGCGGGAACCGGCATGGGGTGCCAATGCTTTCCCGGCGAAGGCCCGCCCCCTCCCCCACCCGGGCCTTCGCTGTCCCTCAAACAGACGGCGGAATTTTGCCCGGAGTGCGTCTGCGGCGACTGCTTCCTGCAGGAAGGGGAAGATTGCGAACCCAACGCCGAACCGGGCGGCCCAGGCATCTGCGATCCCGGGCTGGTTTGCCTCGGCTGCTCCTGCGTCCCGGAACCCCCGCCCGATCCCATCAATTTCTGTCTGGGCTTGGGAGTGCTGGCCTGCGACGCGGAGTCGGGACAATTGCTCGCCGAGGGCCTGCCCG includes:
- a CDS encoding DUF255 domain-containing protein, with translation MTKRRLFLLSFLSVFFTVFPGLRAQEDRRDPFRVEYQDAVVRVHPGEAFGFDLKIQIPDGYWLYDEKTSLLFEKTEGLAVLKSERPAPTDHFDPFLKKNLPVFFKELELKVFFMVPKEASPGRRTLEAALRYQGCSEDFCYRPVRKTILLPVEVVAPGAALQPAKLPPAAPALTAKAPAEPASGFWELIHESNPERLLDQGKITLLGLALFGGILTSFTPCVLPIVPLTLAFIGVKHRRRGNFLRAVALVLGMVAMYSLLGFLAASLGLKLGFLFQSRWFLLLTALFFLIFALGLFELIPFHLPPSLHNRLVRMGGEGPWGSFLAGLTIGLIASPCVGPLIGPLLLIAAREQDRLYGFILLLNYGLGMGLIFLVLGTAYAELAGKLRGGRWTYALKRGMAVLMLAPALYYGYVFAKPLLAKPANGLWTYQLEKGLSLAKESRKPVLVDFYADWCPPCQELDKFTFSTPEVRKLAERFVMVKVDCTTDDAQCRQATEKYEVVGWPTVLFLDHEGRPIEDVKLVGGFADKDRMLQLMQQALDKTK
- a CDS encoding Glu/Leu/Phe/Val dehydrogenase; translation: MKKLTAEWDSPLFIQVQAQFETAAKKLCLDENIFYRLRVPDKALIVSVPFRNDDGSIRVVPGYRVQHNDVLGPYKGGVRYHQLVNLGEVAALAMLMTWKCALVHLPLGGAKGGIQIDPGLLSRGELQRMTRRYTSEIVNFIGPDVDIPAPDMGTNEQVMAWIMDTYSQLKGYAIPGIVTGKPVIIGGSLGRKEATGRGVVYCLMEAAKLLGFKLDEHARVAVQGFGNVGSAAVKKLEKIGAKVVAVSDVHSGVYNPMGLSYQALTEWVNQHRRLEGFPEAEPVSNEELACLDAEILIPAATEGTITPAIAKRLKCKVLAEGANGPVTLEADRIIEERGDIFVIPDVLANAGGVVVSYFEWVQDLQNYFWNEKEINKKLFEIMSTAFHAVHAFALEHKVGMRLAALMTGIRKVSQAMLTRGFYP